In Hippoglossus stenolepis isolate QCI-W04-F060 chromosome 5, HSTE1.2, whole genome shotgun sequence, one genomic interval encodes:
- the rpgrip1l gene encoding protein fantom isoform X2 — translation MSTVLDETAADVPVRDMAVNLSQLTAALQDSWVHQNARTRQDISRVSREVLEDRFLHLHDENLLLKEHNNNQEDKIKK, via the exons ATGTCCACTGTGCTTGATGAGACAGCAGCAGATGTCCCAGTCAGAGACATGGCAGTCAATCTGTCCCAACTCACAGCTGCTTTACAAG ACTCGTGGGTTCATCAAAATGCTCGGACGCGACAGGACATCTCGCGGGTGTCCagggaggtgctggaggatcGGTTCCTGCACCTCCATGATGAGAATCTGCTCCTAAAagagcacaacaacaaccaggAGGACAAGATCAagaagtaa
- the rpgrip1l gene encoding protein fantom isoform X1: MSTVLDETAADVPVRDMAVNLSQLTAALQDSWVHQNARTRQDISRVSREVLEDRFLHLHDENLLLKEHNNNQEDKIKKLSTKLMKLVKDRGRMEKLAAGGAQPVSRVRDVEMEEMMEELQEKVRGLQAENEGLKQRLLVAKHQLINVQSKRPSPYRHVQSRVNTGLKKLPDDTSSPSQTRPKTTRNLDGGGRPPSGQLPRYGHSLLEESRAESRNLEKVIESQRSQMEEMEGELEQLWEQLGKKEAEYEERLLQVRQQQTNKLRSHVNDNTTMIKLQKQLADRSNAVTELEGRFLQLQESQRMLRASYDAAMLKVDELLAQLKDERLKSLEMKKWLQSSNTSKIGMEQLQQQICEVQQERDLLRENNEKLLNSAFDVSQQQKWQIQERQLKLQIAQLETALKADLVDKNEILDKIKAERDINEKLIEENKKLQIQFLEQKQQAEDLRGRLKFHRRENDEAELTEALLLIKKRKSQRSSDLGFLWEAEEGGSSSIQELRAAHAETIQELEKTRNILSTESKISNNYKVELEAVVRKMNGDKGEFEQKLERQAQLLDMRKAKIKKLEAQLRDIAYGTKTYVFQPDVTDEDPAEEALHLERGENLVELQIVSASLSPSALGLLGDDGPSTFCTYTFYLFEPHSTPVVTGHTPKYGFTSKYVVNVDDRFLDYLHRCSVTVELHQALGLDWRTLARGQLRLQQLLEQDGKVHGTMPLVASSVGLTSVGSVDYWLRLRIPMTETIRLYKERLKAVGCINTALHEEAQLQPSTSSWNDLSVAVRRCGDLRSRRSQQPSPYVVYRFFDFPDYPTAVVHDSCDPNFNDLQSFSVLTDVVLDQYLKSEQLQFYVFDYKEQQKDTYLGKAGVHLLPLAQDEAISGVFELSDASGLTAGHIEVTLKWKSAYRPPSGSVMTAEDLVPGEKAVEETEWKRERGLEEERKDKDVEETLQEEKEAELCFRHSSSLPDVSALKVPLPKLRQKKRVKDKLAARKVSFMDPSAADDQVESGLQGDEDTQCPSVSEGQLLLASQSFSDDSEISEEIIQDVEAAKQDHSESDRSDSDDCVVHGSASGRKPSERVRVEVVSLSLRAESRVAMDSSVVRLFVEYSLLDLPTEETPVSLPKPPQGKSINFNHSKVVPVDAENNGPRRRLLRGVLQGRHPETERIKFTVVSEPPEEEEQERECEDVGVAFVRIPEILERRRDLMETTLPVVDVVDSSQVVGSLVVSVEGLEALQAVMEDQDQDQDQDQDQEPAPVSFLLPSA, from the exons ATGTCCACTGTGCTTGATGAGACAGCAGCAGATGTCCCAGTCAGAGACATGGCAGTCAATCTGTCCCAACTCACAGCTGCTTTACAAG ACTCGTGGGTTCATCAAAATGCTCGGACGCGACAGGACATCTCGCGGGTGTCCagggaggtgctggaggatcGGTTCCTGCACCTCCATGATGAGAATCTGCTCCTAAAagagcacaacaacaaccaggAGGACAAGATCAagaa GCTCAGCACCAAGCTGATGAAGCTGGTGAAGGACAGAGGTCGCATGGAGAAGCTCGCCGCCGGCGGAGCTCAGCCGGTCTCCAGGGTCCGAGAcgtggagatggaggagatgatggaggagcTCCAGGAGAAGGTGCGGGGACTACAGGCAGAGAACGAGGGACTGAAACAGCGTCTTCTCGTGGCCAAACATCAGCTCATCAACGTGCAGAGCAAGAGGCCATCGCCTTACAGACACGTCCAGTCACGGGTCAACACCGGATTAAAGAAGTTGCCTGATGACACGTCGTCGCCCTCTCAGACTCGACCCAAAA ctACGAGGAATTTGGACGGAGGAGGGCGGCCTCCAAGCGGCCAGCTGCCCCGATACGGACACAGTCTGCTGGAGGAGTCGAGGGCCGAGAGCCGCAACCT AGAGAAAGTGATTGAGTCTCAGCGGAGccagatggaggagatggagggagagttgGAGCAGCTGTGGGAGCAGCTGGGGAAGAAAGAGGCCGAATACGAAGAGAGACTCCTGCAGGTCCGACAGCAGCAGACCAACAAACTTAG gtcacATGTCAACGACAACACGACGATGATCAAACTGCAGAAGCAGCTGGCCGACAGGTCCAACGCAGTAACAGAGCTGGAGGGTCGATTTCTACAACTACAAGAG AGTCAGCGGATGCTGAGGGCCAGTTACGACGCGGCGATGCTGAAGGTGGACGAGCTGTTGGCTCAGCTTAAAGACGAGAGGCTAAAGAGTCTGGAGATGAAGAAATGGCTGCAGAGCTCCAACACATCCAAGATAGGGATGGAGCAG ctgcagcagcagatctgtgaagtgcagcaggagagagacctGCTGAGGGAGAACAACGAGAAACTGCTGAACAG CGCTTTCGACGTATCTCAGCAACAAAAATGGCAGATCCAGGAGCGGCAGCTGAAGTTACAGATCGCACAGCTGGAGACGGCGCTGAAGGCCGACCTTGTCGACAAGAACGAGATCCTCGACAAAATCAAGGCTGAGAGGG ATATAAATGAGAAGCTGatagaagaaaacaagaagctTCAGATCCAGTTTCTGGAGCAGAAGCAACAAGCAGAGGATCTCAGGGGTCGTTTGAAGTTCCACCGCAGG gaGAACGATGAGGCTGAACTCACCGAGGCTCTTCTTCTCATTAAA AAACGTAAATCTCAGCGGAGCAGTGACCTGGGCTTCCTGTgggaggcggaggagggagggagcagctCCATCCAGGAGCTTCGAGCCGCTCACGCAGAAACCAtccaggagctggagaagacCAGAAACATCCTGAGCACGGAGAGCAAAATCAGCAACAACTACAAG GTGGAGCTGGAAGCTGTGGTACGGAAGATGAACGGTGACAAAGGGGAGTTCGAGCAGAAGCTGGAACGTCAGGCGCAGCTGCTCGACATGAGAAAAGCAAAGATCAAGAAACTGGAAG ctcagctcagagaCATTGCCTACGGCACCAAAACGTACGTCTTCCAACCAGACGTCACAGACGAGGATCCGGCAGAAGAAGCTCTTCACCTGGAGCGTGGAGAGAACCTTGTGGAGCTTCAGATCGTCAGTGCCTCGCTGTCTCCCTCGGCCCTGGGTCTTCTGGGCGACGACGGGCCCTCCACCTTCTGCACTTACACCTTCTATCTGTTTGAGCCACATTCCACTCCGGTGGTGACGGGCCATACACCGAAATACGGTTTCACGTCCAAGTACGTGGTGAACGTGGATGATCGCTTCCTCGACTACCTCCATAGATGCTCTGTCACCGTGGAGCTGCACCAGGCGCTGGGCCTGGACTGGAGGACGCTGGCGAGGGGACAGCTTCGCCTGCAACAGCTGCTCGAGCAAGACGGGAAGGTTCACGGGACCATGCCGCTGGTCG CTTCGTCTGTTGGGCTGACGTCTGTGGGCTCTGTGGATTACTGGCTGAGGCTGAGGATTCccatgacagaaaccatccgCCTGTATAAAGAAAGGCTGAAGGCTGTGGGCTGCATCAACACTGCACTGCATGAAGAAGCACAG CTGCAGCCGTCGACCAGTAGCTGGAACGATCTCTCCGTCGCCGTCCGTCGCTGTGGAGACCTGAGGTCCAGACGCTCCCAGCAGCCGAGTCCCTACGTGGTCTACAGATTCTTCGACTTCCCTGACTACCCCACTGCCGTGGTTCATGACAGCTGCGACCCCAACTTCAACGACCTCCAGTCCTTCTCTGTGCTGACGGACGTGGTTCTGGACCAGTACCTGAAGTCTGAGCAGCTGCAGTTCTACGTGTTCGACTACAAGGAGCAGCAGAAGGACACGTACCTGGGGAAGGCCGGAGTTCATCTGCTGCCATTGGCTCAGGACGAGGCGATCTCAG GAGTGTTTGAGCTGAGCGATGCCTCTGGACTCACTGCTGGACACATTGAAGTGACCCTGAAGTGGAAGTCTGCTTACCGCCCTCCATCAGGCTCCGTTATGACCGCTGAGGACTTGGTCCCTGGAGAGAAGGCCGTAGAGGAAACTGAGTGGAAGCGAGAGCGAGGTttggaagaagagaggaaagacaaagatgTGGAAGAgacgctgcaggaggagaaggaagctGAGCTTTGTTTTCGTCACTCCTCGTCTCTGCCTGATGTTTCTGCCTTGAAG GTTCCGCTGCCAAAACTCCGACAGAAGAAACGAGTGAAGGACAAACTCGCTGCCAGAAAAGTGTCCTTCATGGATCCTTCAGCTGCAGATGATCAG GTGGAGTCTGGTCTGCAGGGGGACGAGGACACACAGTGTCCCAGTGTCTCTGAGGGTCAGCTGCTTCTTGCCTCTCAGTCCTTCTCTGATGATTCTGAAATCTCTGAGGAAATCATCCAAG ATGTGGAAGCAGCCAAACAGGATCACAGTGAATCAGATCGGTCGGACAGCGATGACTGTGTAGTTCACGGCTCGGCCTCAGGGAGGAAG ccgTCGGAGCGAGTGCGGGTGGAGGTGGTGTCTCTGAGCCTGAGGGCGGAGTCTCGTGTGGCGATGGACAGCAGCGTGGTGCGTCTCTTTGTGGAGTACTCtctcctggatctgcccacaGAGGAAACGCCAGTGTCTCTCCCCAAACCCCCGCAGGGCAAGAGCATCAACTTCAATCACAGCAAAG TCGTTCCTGTGGACGCTGAGAACAACGGGCCGAGGCGGCGGCTGCTGAGGGGCGTCCTGCAGGGGCGACACCCTGAGACGGAAAG AATCAAATTCACGGTGGTGAGTGAGcctccagaggaggaggagcaggagagggagtgTGAGGACGTGGGCGTGGCCTTTGTGAGGATCCCCGAGATCCTGGAGAGACGACGAGACCTGATGGAGACAACActcccag tgGTGGATGTTGTCGACAGCTCTCAGGTTGTCGGCAGTCTCGTTGTGTCAGTTGAAGGACTGGAGGCTCTCCAGGCTGTCATggaggaccaggaccaggaccaggaccaggaccaggaccaggaacCAGCCCCTGTCTCCTTCCTGCTTCCATCAGCGTGA